A stretch of Geomonas oryzisoli DNA encodes these proteins:
- the glgP gene encoding alpha-glucan family phosphorylase, translated as MSKHKRVSSPIYTLFPTEIEGFDSLGELALNMRWSWNHAADEVWAQLDPGLWDLTHNPWVVLQTVSRDRLKQALDDPAFRGKVADLVETKRHEAEVPAWFQQRHPRSPLTLVAYFSMEFMLSEALPIYCGGLGNVAGDQLKAASDLGVPVVGVGLLYQQGYFRQVIDRHGSQQALFPYNDPGQLPVMPVREPSGEWLRLEIVLPGYSLWVRAWQVQVGRVKLYLLDSNDAANFPAYRGVTSELYGGGPEQRLRQEMVLGIGGWRLLQTLGVNPEVCHLNEGHAALAVLERARSFMSATGQTFEVALAVTRAGNLFTTHTPVADGFDRFAPQLIEHYLGDYARNSLGIPASHLLCLGRFNPDDASELFNMAYLAVRGSGAVNGVSRLHGNVSRGIFKSLFPHWPEVEVPVGHVTNGVHMPSWDSAEADVIWTEYCGKERWLGMTEPMEGKIRCAPDDKLWQFRADARKALVGYIRERLSKQLAASAAAPEEIMSAQHIFDTNALTLGSAHRFATYKRPNLLLHDPERLLRILTDPRRPVQLIIAGKADPADQAGQAMIEQWTRFIRRPDASRHVIFLSDYDMLLTEHLVQGVDVWINTPRRPWEACGTSGMKVLVNGGLNLSELDGWWAEAYTPEMGWALGDGAEHGCDPDWDATEAEALYTLLEQDVIPEFYSRDRNGIPPAWVARIRESMARLTTRFSSNRTVRQYAESYYIPAAAAYRERAADNGEAGVAIVNWLKAVKREWGNLRFGVDKVVTKGNLHTFEVQLYLNGLDPNAVKVELYADGVNGGDPVCKEMTRGPRLVGAENGYLYGVQVAASRPAMDYTARVIPYRAGTAVPLEAAHILWQR; from the coding sequence ATGAGCAAACACAAAAGAGTCAGCAGCCCCATTTACACTCTATTCCCAACAGAGATAGAGGGGTTCGATTCCCTGGGAGAACTGGCGCTCAATATGCGCTGGTCTTGGAACCACGCGGCCGACGAAGTATGGGCGCAACTCGACCCGGGACTCTGGGACCTCACCCACAACCCTTGGGTCGTTCTGCAAACCGTTTCGCGGGACCGGCTCAAGCAAGCCTTGGACGATCCGGCCTTTCGCGGGAAGGTTGCCGACCTGGTGGAAACCAAGCGTCACGAGGCGGAGGTGCCAGCCTGGTTCCAGCAGAGGCACCCGCGTAGTCCCTTGACCTTGGTCGCCTATTTCAGCATGGAGTTCATGCTGAGCGAAGCACTTCCCATTTATTGCGGGGGGCTCGGCAACGTGGCCGGCGACCAACTCAAAGCGGCTAGCGATCTGGGCGTACCGGTGGTCGGCGTGGGGCTCCTCTACCAACAAGGTTATTTCCGGCAAGTGATCGACCGGCACGGCTCGCAGCAGGCCCTCTTTCCGTACAACGACCCCGGACAGTTGCCGGTCATGCCCGTGCGTGAACCCAGTGGGGAGTGGTTGCGGCTTGAGATCGTGTTGCCAGGGTACTCGCTTTGGGTGCGTGCCTGGCAGGTCCAGGTTGGGAGAGTGAAGCTTTACCTCCTCGACAGTAATGATGCCGCGAATTTCCCAGCCTACCGGGGGGTAACCAGCGAGCTTTACGGCGGCGGGCCAGAACAGCGTCTGAGGCAGGAAATGGTTCTTGGAATCGGCGGCTGGCGTCTGCTCCAGACACTGGGCGTCAATCCCGAGGTCTGCCACCTGAACGAAGGGCATGCAGCCTTGGCGGTGCTGGAGCGGGCACGCAGCTTCATGTCAGCGACAGGGCAAACGTTCGAAGTCGCCCTAGCCGTTACCCGGGCAGGCAACCTCTTCACTACTCATACGCCGGTAGCTGATGGATTTGACCGATTTGCCCCACAGCTCATCGAGCATTACCTCGGCGATTATGCCAGGAACAGTCTCGGCATCCCCGCCAGCCATCTGCTGTGCCTCGGCCGGTTCAACCCCGACGATGCCTCAGAACTTTTCAACATGGCCTACCTGGCTGTTCGAGGGAGTGGAGCGGTAAACGGGGTGAGCCGTCTACACGGGAACGTGAGTCGGGGCATCTTTAAGTCTCTCTTCCCGCACTGGCCCGAGGTGGAAGTACCGGTGGGCCATGTGACCAACGGCGTCCATATGCCAAGCTGGGATTCGGCAGAGGCCGACGTCATCTGGACCGAATACTGTGGGAAGGAGCGCTGGCTGGGGATGACGGAGCCCATGGAGGGGAAGATCCGCTGTGCTCCCGACGACAAGCTCTGGCAGTTCCGTGCCGACGCCCGCAAGGCCCTCGTCGGCTACATCCGCGAACGGCTGTCCAAGCAGCTGGCCGCTTCAGCCGCAGCACCGGAGGAGATCATGAGCGCGCAGCATATTTTCGATACCAACGCATTGACGCTGGGGTCCGCGCACCGCTTTGCAACCTACAAACGACCGAACCTGCTGCTGCACGACCCTGAAAGGCTCCTGCGCATCCTCACCGACCCGAGACGCCCGGTGCAGCTCATCATCGCCGGCAAGGCAGATCCAGCCGACCAGGCGGGACAGGCCATGATTGAGCAATGGACACGTTTCATCCGGCGCCCCGATGCGAGCCGGCACGTCATCTTCCTCAGTGATTACGACATGCTGCTGACCGAACACCTTGTACAGGGGGTGGATGTCTGGATCAACACACCTCGACGACCTTGGGAGGCGTGCGGAACGAGCGGCATGAAGGTGCTGGTCAATGGTGGACTAAACCTTTCGGAACTCGACGGCTGGTGGGCTGAAGCCTACACTCCTGAAATGGGGTGGGCGCTGGGCGACGGCGCAGAACACGGCTGTGACCCCGACTGGGATGCAACTGAGGCCGAGGCGCTCTACACACTTCTCGAACAGGATGTGATCCCAGAGTTTTACAGCCGGGACCGAAACGGCATTCCTCCCGCATGGGTAGCGCGCATACGCGAGAGTATGGCCCGCCTGACGACCCGATTCTCCAGTAACCGTACTGTACGACAGTATGCCGAGAGCTACTATATTCCAGCCGCTGCGGCCTACCGCGAGCGCGCCGCGGATAATGGAGAAGCGGGCGTAGCAATAGTGAACTGGCTGAAGGCAGTAAAACGGGAGTGGGGTAATCTGCGTTTCGGCGTTGACAAGGTTGTGACGAAAGGGAACCTGCATACGTTCGAGGTTCAGCTCTATCTCAACGGGCTCGACCCTAATGCGGTAAAGGTTGAGCTGTATGCTGACGGAGTCAATGGCGGCGACCCTGTTTGCAAGGAGATGACGCGCGGCCCTAGACTGGTTGGCGCGGAAAACGGTTATCTCTATGGTGTACAGGTCGCTGCGTCAAGACCAGCCATGGACTACACGGCGCGTGTGATACCGTACCGCGCAGGCACCGCGGTACCTCTAGAAGCCGCTCATATTCTGTGGCAACGATGA
- the mgtA gene encoding magnesium-translocating P-type ATPase, which produces MLTPDDNTDSAFWQCPIPVLLEQLAASPQGLTSTEAASRLPQFGPNLIHGERKKALVLQFITKFKNPLVIILLTASALSAFTGDTTSFFIIGTIVLISVTLDFVQEYQAGQAAERLRQSVAVRGQVLRDGKFLEIPLAEMVPGDVALLAAGDLVPCDGRVLEAKDFFVNQALLTGEAFPVEKSPAELPEETQVLAAGNTVLLGTSVVSGTAQVLVCRTGQRTELGEIADTLLAKAPPTAFEEGTHRFGLLIMRMTVLLVLFVLLVNAFFHRPWLESFLFAVALAVGLTPELLPMVVSVTLSRGALRMATKKVIVKRLASIHNLGSMDVFCTDKTGTLTEARIHLERHLNPLGQDSLRVLELAYYNSYYETGLKSTLDDAILEHTEIDASGWKKIDEVPFDFERRRISVLLDNGTERLLVVKGAPEDILRLSVSFAADGEAQAQPLGEAARLAINGQFEALSREGFRVLGIASRKVGKDHPHAVVGDESELVFAGFAAFLDPPKASAKLALAGLAADRVEVKIITGDNELVTQHIFEELGLPVTGVLTGADIQQLDDPALAARAEQVNLFCRVAPAQKNRVILALKRRGHVVGYLGDGINDAPSLHSADVGISVDSAVDVAKAAADMILLEQDLGVLHAGVLEGRRTFGNIMKYIMMGTSSNFGNMFSMAGASLVLPFLPMLPVQILLNNLLYDVSELPIPLDRVDDDYLSHPRHWDMNFIRNFMLVIGPVSSVFDFLTFYVMLTFFHAGEALFHTGWFIESMATQVLVIFIIRTRQSPFKSRPNPWLIACSLTVVAGAALLPFAPIGRHLGFVAPPAFFFLMLTALLLAYLVAVEGMKRWFFRRFAAE; this is translated from the coding sequence ATGCTCACACCTGACGACAACACGGATTCCGCCTTCTGGCAATGTCCCATCCCAGTGCTTTTGGAACAGTTGGCCGCAAGCCCGCAGGGGTTGACCAGCACGGAGGCGGCTTCACGCCTGCCCCAATTCGGCCCCAACCTTATCCACGGTGAGCGTAAAAAGGCACTGGTCCTGCAATTCATCACCAAATTCAAGAACCCCCTGGTCATCATCCTCCTTACGGCCAGCGCGCTCTCCGCCTTCACCGGTGACACTACGAGCTTCTTCATCATCGGCACCATTGTCCTCATCAGTGTGACTCTGGATTTCGTCCAGGAATACCAGGCTGGCCAGGCTGCAGAACGACTGCGCCAGTCGGTGGCAGTGCGAGGGCAGGTGCTTAGGGATGGCAAGTTCCTGGAGATTCCGCTCGCGGAGATGGTACCAGGAGACGTGGCGCTTCTTGCTGCCGGCGACCTGGTTCCCTGCGACGGCCGGGTACTGGAGGCAAAGGACTTCTTCGTAAACCAGGCTCTTTTGACCGGAGAAGCTTTCCCTGTGGAGAAATCACCAGCGGAATTACCGGAGGAGACTCAGGTTCTTGCAGCGGGCAACACCGTTCTTCTGGGGACATCAGTGGTGAGCGGTACGGCCCAGGTGCTGGTCTGCCGTACCGGACAGCGCACGGAACTGGGCGAGATCGCCGACACGCTTTTGGCCAAGGCGCCCCCCACCGCCTTTGAAGAGGGGACCCACCGCTTCGGTCTGCTCATCATGCGCATGACGGTGCTCCTCGTCCTGTTCGTCCTGCTGGTCAACGCCTTCTTTCACCGCCCCTGGCTGGAATCGTTCCTCTTCGCCGTGGCCCTGGCTGTGGGACTTACCCCTGAACTGCTCCCCATGGTGGTCTCCGTTACCCTTTCGCGGGGAGCGCTGCGCATGGCGACAAAGAAGGTCATCGTCAAACGGTTGGCCTCTATCCACAACCTGGGGAGCATGGACGTCTTCTGCACCGACAAGACCGGCACCCTCACCGAGGCCCGAATCCATCTGGAACGCCACCTGAATCCACTGGGGCAGGACAGCCTGCGGGTCCTGGAGCTGGCCTATTACAACAGCTATTACGAGACCGGCCTGAAGAGCACCCTGGATGACGCCATCCTGGAGCACACCGAGATCGACGCGAGCGGTTGGAAGAAGATAGACGAGGTACCTTTCGACTTCGAGCGTCGCCGGATTTCGGTTCTCCTCGACAACGGCACGGAGAGGCTCCTGGTCGTCAAGGGCGCCCCAGAGGATATCCTTCGGTTGTCGGTGAGCTTTGCAGCTGACGGGGAGGCGCAGGCGCAGCCACTCGGCGAGGCGGCGCGGCTTGCCATTAACGGGCAATTCGAGGCCCTGAGCCGGGAGGGCTTCCGGGTGCTGGGCATTGCCTCGCGAAAGGTGGGGAAGGACCATCCTCATGCCGTGGTGGGCGATGAATCGGAACTGGTCTTCGCCGGATTCGCAGCATTTCTCGACCCGCCAAAGGCCAGCGCCAAACTAGCCCTGGCGGGCCTTGCCGCGGATCGGGTCGAGGTCAAGATCATCACCGGTGACAATGAACTGGTTACCCAGCATATCTTCGAGGAACTAGGGCTCCCCGTGACGGGGGTGCTGACCGGGGCTGATATCCAGCAATTGGATGATCCGGCACTCGCGGCACGGGCGGAGCAGGTGAATCTTTTCTGCCGCGTGGCACCAGCCCAGAAAAACCGGGTCATCCTCGCGCTCAAGAGGCGCGGTCATGTGGTGGGGTATCTTGGTGACGGCATCAACGACGCCCCATCGCTGCATTCCGCCGATGTGGGCATTTCAGTGGACAGCGCTGTGGACGTGGCGAAAGCCGCAGCAGACATGATCCTTCTGGAGCAGGACCTGGGGGTCCTCCACGCCGGTGTCCTGGAAGGAAGGCGCACCTTCGGCAACATAATGAAGTACATCATGATGGGCACCAGTTCCAATTTCGGCAACATGTTCTCGATGGCCGGGGCCTCGCTCGTTCTCCCCTTTCTTCCCATGCTGCCGGTGCAAATCCTGCTCAATAACCTCCTTTACGACGTGTCTGAACTTCCCATTCCGCTGGACCGCGTAGATGACGATTACCTGAGCCATCCACGGCACTGGGACATGAACTTCATTCGCAACTTCATGCTGGTTATCGGCCCGGTCAGCTCGGTTTTCGACTTTCTCACCTTCTATGTGATGCTGACGTTCTTCCATGCCGGAGAGGCGCTCTTCCATACCGGTTGGTTCATCGAGTCCATGGCCACGCAGGTGCTGGTCATCTTCATCATCCGCACCCGTCAAAGCCCCTTCAAGAGCCGCCCTAACCCGTGGCTGATCGCCTGTTCGCTGACCGTCGTGGCAGGGGCCGCGCTGCTGCCATTTGCCCCTATCGGCAGGCATCTCGGTTTTGTGGCGCCGCCGGCGTTCTTTTTCCTGATGCTGACAGCCTTGCTGCTGGCCTATCTCGTGGCTGTGGAAGGGATGAAGAGGTGGTTCTTCCGCCGCTTTGCTGCGGAGTAA
- a CDS encoding sulfite exporter TauE/SafE family protein — protein MVITFITIFAIGIAAGVVGAILGLGGGIIIVPALTLGFGMPMRTAVAASTVCIIATSTGAAVAFLRDRLTNTRVAIWLEMGTSTGALTGALVAAMVNQRVLFILFGLLLAYSAYNMFRTRKEHSRPEVVPDAISRTLKLGGSYYDKALGRRVEYQVTRTLPGLIIMYFSGAAAGLLGIGAGIFKVPAMDQVMGMPFKASSATSNFMIGVTAASGAVVYFARGDVKPLVAGPVVLGVLLGAILGARLMMRMPASKIRLFFMPILAYTAIEMIYKGVKWW, from the coding sequence GTGGTTATTACCTTCATAACGATTTTCGCGATAGGAATCGCGGCCGGCGTGGTCGGGGCGATCCTCGGCCTGGGGGGCGGCATCATCATCGTCCCCGCCCTCACCCTTGGTTTCGGAATGCCCATGCGCACTGCGGTGGCAGCCTCGACCGTCTGCATCATCGCCACCTCGACCGGCGCCGCAGTGGCCTTCCTGAGAGACCGCCTCACCAACACCCGTGTGGCGATATGGCTGGAGATGGGAACCTCGACGGGGGCCCTGACCGGCGCCCTGGTGGCAGCCATGGTAAACCAGCGCGTCCTGTTCATCCTGTTCGGCCTGCTGCTCGCCTATTCCGCCTACAACATGTTCCGCACCAGGAAGGAGCATTCCAGACCCGAGGTGGTTCCCGATGCCATCTCCAGGACGTTGAAACTGGGCGGTTCCTACTACGACAAGGCGCTGGGGCGCCGGGTGGAGTACCAGGTGACCCGGACGCTGCCGGGGCTGATCATCATGTACTTCTCGGGGGCGGCTGCGGGTCTTTTGGGGATCGGTGCGGGAATCTTCAAGGTGCCGGCCATGGACCAGGTGATGGGGATGCCCTTCAAGGCGTCCAGCGCCACCTCCAATTTCATGATCGGGGTGACGGCGGCCTCGGGGGCAGTGGTGTACTTCGCGCGCGGCGACGTGAAACCGCTGGTGGCGGGGCCGGTGGTGCTCGGGGTGCTGCTCGGCGCCATCCTGGGGGCGCGCCTGATGATGCGCATGCCGGCCAGCAAGATCAGGCTGTTCTTCATGCCGATCCTGGCCTACACGGCCATCGAGATGATCTACAAGGGGGTGAAATGGTGGTAG
- a CDS encoding DUF1634 domain-containing protein, producing MVVAIEPEEKAEHPIELVLARLLRLGSLVAAALLAVGIALMVLGHTGLAPKLITAGLLVLLGTPVLRVVAAAVIFVKERDWHFALFSFVVLCAVAAGIYFGKGM from the coding sequence ATGGTGGTAGCAATCGAGCCGGAGGAAAAGGCCGAGCACCCTATCGAACTGGTGCTGGCGCGGCTGCTAAGGTTGGGGTCTTTGGTGGCTGCGGCGCTCCTCGCCGTCGGGATCGCCCTCATGGTGCTCGGTCATACCGGGCTCGCTCCCAAGCTGATCACCGCGGGGCTGCTGGTGCTGCTCGGCACCCCGGTCCTGCGCGTCGTTGCCGCCGCGGTCATCTTCGTCAAGGAACGCGACTGGCACTTCGCCCTGTTCTCCTTCGTGGTGCTCTGCGCCGTGGCCGCCGGGATCTATTTCGGCAAGGGGATGTGA
- a CDS encoding carbonic anhydrase — MKSSKLARRIAVVAAALAATVGIAFASGAASGITADQALQKLMDGNARYVDSKLSASALCDATARGKLAKEQHPYAIILSCSDSRVPPEIIFDQALGEVFVVRVAGNVADPLVLGSVEYAAEHLKSSLIMVLGHERCGAVTATVAGGKAEGNIGAIVKEIAPAAKKAKATCKGKAKEEIVECAVEINAKAVAAALPKKSKILAEEVKEGKIKIVAARYDLDDGKVTLLK; from the coding sequence ATGAAGAGCAGCAAGCTAGCACGCAGGATCGCAGTAGTGGCAGCAGCCCTCGCCGCAACGGTCGGCATCGCTTTCGCTTCCGGCGCAGCGAGCGGCATCACGGCGGACCAGGCCCTTCAGAAACTGATGGATGGCAACGCCCGCTACGTCGACAGCAAACTGTCGGCATCTGCGCTGTGCGATGCCACCGCCCGTGGCAAGCTGGCCAAGGAACAGCATCCCTACGCCATCATCCTCTCCTGCTCCGACTCCCGCGTCCCCCCCGAGATCATCTTCGACCAGGCGCTGGGTGAGGTCTTCGTGGTGCGCGTTGCCGGCAACGTGGCCGACCCGCTGGTCCTGGGGAGTGTGGAATACGCCGCCGAACACCTGAAGAGCTCGCTCATCATGGTGCTGGGGCACGAGCGCTGCGGCGCGGTCACCGCAACCGTCGCCGGGGGCAAGGCGGAAGGGAACATCGGCGCCATCGTGAAGGAGATCGCTCCTGCCGCCAAGAAGGCCAAGGCGACCTGTAAGGGGAAGGCTAAGGAGGAGATCGTGGAGTGCGCCGTCGAGATCAACGCCAAGGCCGTTGCCGCCGCACTTCCCAAGAAATCGAAAATCCTGGCCGAGGAGGTCAAGGAAGGCAAGATCAAGATCGTCGCCGCCAGGTACGACCTCGACGACGGCAAGGTCACCCTGCTCAAGTAG
- a CDS encoding DUF309 domain-containing protein, with product MSAQGMPDSQRCQGPVPPELQQAIEEFNLREWFACHETLEELWVGTSGELRDFYQGLLQVAVALYHWRNGNFKGAEGLLQRGPDLLRRVPDICLGVDVARVVAEAGALREALLALGEERMAELDQALIPKVHRPQP from the coding sequence GTGTCGGCGCAGGGGATGCCGGACAGCCAGCGCTGCCAGGGACCGGTTCCGCCGGAGCTGCAACAGGCCATCGAGGAGTTCAACCTGCGGGAGTGGTTTGCATGCCACGAGACGCTCGAGGAACTCTGGGTGGGCACGAGTGGGGAGCTGCGGGACTTCTACCAAGGGCTTTTGCAGGTCGCGGTGGCGCTGTACCACTGGCGTAACGGCAATTTCAAGGGAGCGGAAGGGCTGCTGCAACGGGGCCCCGATCTCCTGAGACGGGTCCCGGATATCTGCCTGGGCGTGGACGTCGCCCGAGTGGTGGCGGAGGCGGGTGCCCTGCGTGAGGCGCTCCTCGCGCTGGGGGAGGAGCGCATGGCCGAACTGGACCAGGCCCTGATCCCGAAAGTGCACCGCCCCCAACCGTGA
- a CDS encoding pilus assembly protein TadG-related protein translates to MIVSEEESAFDTSYVTIMLVVFLVVTGLAIDIGYMYVSEEDLQHSAETAALTGAQSIKQRYLLQAQTDPARLPDISKDPIQSQARAAAVDLVTGKHDAAALVGLLNNNGNALTGDNDITVGFWNMSSRSYTPGATPVNAVQVRTRRTAESSSVGLGTLGTFIAKISGTEDFGSTPVATAALVAGTRSNIAICSEACQPSCTFPQICSIPERRMSHAAWDRTSGVSLSGRYLYTSLLHPVTITNSMSDLVCQEMPVQEVCGLPIFAAASNSDAVLRDIKAMMYDPQVDRSNKEYDKSGKLVGWWVIVPAADCSSFLPGESYQQHVVTRYSLVRISRICTSGAAGCSKSSGQADLPAASCTPGADGLYIDRISCVGCDSQARKLLPGLRPVLVD, encoded by the coding sequence ATGATCGTGTCCGAAGAAGAATCTGCCTTCGATACCAGTTACGTCACCATCATGCTGGTCGTCTTCCTGGTGGTGACAGGTCTTGCCATCGATATCGGGTACATGTACGTCAGCGAGGAGGACCTGCAGCATTCCGCAGAGACGGCGGCCCTGACCGGTGCCCAGAGCATCAAGCAGCGCTACCTTTTGCAGGCGCAGACCGACCCGGCGCGACTGCCCGACATCTCCAAGGATCCGATCCAGTCCCAGGCACGGGCCGCCGCGGTGGACCTCGTTACCGGCAAACACGATGCCGCGGCCCTGGTCGGGCTCTTGAACAACAACGGCAATGCCCTCACCGGCGACAACGACATCACCGTCGGTTTCTGGAACATGAGCAGCCGCAGCTACACCCCCGGGGCGACCCCGGTCAACGCCGTCCAGGTCAGGACCAGACGCACCGCCGAAAGCAGTTCGGTAGGCCTTGGTACCCTGGGGACCTTCATCGCCAAGATCAGCGGCACCGAGGACTTTGGCTCCACGCCGGTGGCGACCGCCGCCCTTGTTGCCGGAACCCGCTCCAACATCGCCATCTGCTCCGAGGCGTGCCAGCCCTCGTGCACCTTTCCCCAGATCTGCAGCATCCCCGAGCGCCGCATGAGTCATGCCGCCTGGGACCGCACATCGGGCGTCTCCCTCTCCGGGCGCTACCTCTACACCTCGCTTTTGCATCCGGTCACCATCACCAACTCGATGTCCGACCTGGTCTGCCAGGAGATGCCGGTGCAGGAAGTCTGCGGCCTCCCCATCTTCGCCGCGGCCAGCAACAGCGACGCCGTTTTGCGCGACATCAAGGCGATGATGTACGATCCCCAGGTGGACCGCTCCAACAAGGAGTATGACAAAAGCGGCAAGCTGGTCGGGTGGTGGGTCATCGTCCCCGCTGCCGACTGCTCCTCGTTCCTCCCCGGCGAAAGCTATCAGCAGCACGTCGTGACCAGGTACTCCCTGGTGCGCATCAGCAGGATCTGCACCAGCGGCGCTGCCGGGTGCAGCAAGTCCTCGGGCCAGGCCGATCTCCCTGCCGCCTCCTGCACCCCGGGAGCGGACGGGCTCTACATCGACCGGATTTCCTGCGTCGGCTGCGACAGCCAGGCGCGGAAGCTCCTGCCGGGGCTGCGCCCGGTGCTGGTGGACTAG
- a CDS encoding L-lactate MFS transporter — protein MTQTTSNKGWQVVFAGTGINLALGVLYAWSIFKGAIKASIESHAPDAFQWDKASINDPYALCCLAFAFSMILAGKCQDKIGPARTALIGGILVGSGFCLMGYSNSYAAWVTGFGVLAGSGFGFGYSAATPPALKWFSSKKTGLIAGIVVAGFGLAPVYIAPLSSYLLGAYGIQQSMYILAAGFAVIVCGLSFALVNPPKGYVPAEPALKGDEKAAPAKKSGYDATVSEMLKSPKFYMLWATFFIGAGAGLMVIGSVAGLAKKSMGPMAFVAVAIMAIGNASGRVVAGVLSDKIGRRATLTIMLGFQAILMFAAVPVVGSGSATMLVLLASFIGFNYGSNLTLFPSFAKDYWGFKNYGLNYGVLFSAWGVGGLVMGRVSEMMNAQPGGLNKSFILAGSCLALGTVITFFLREKKAVEVEATEVAGEKVAVKASA, from the coding sequence ATGACACAGACAACATCTAACAAGGGCTGGCAGGTAGTTTTCGCCGGAACCGGAATCAACCTGGCGCTCGGGGTGCTGTATGCCTGGAGTATCTTCAAAGGAGCCATCAAGGCGTCCATCGAGTCTCACGCCCCGGACGCCTTCCAGTGGGACAAGGCTTCCATCAACGATCCGTACGCCCTTTGCTGTCTCGCCTTCGCCTTCTCCATGATCCTCGCCGGCAAGTGCCAGGACAAGATCGGCCCGGCCCGTACCGCGCTGATCGGCGGCATCCTGGTGGGCTCGGGCTTCTGCCTCATGGGCTACTCCAACAGCTACGCGGCCTGGGTCACCGGCTTCGGCGTGCTGGCCGGCTCCGGCTTCGGCTTCGGCTACTCCGCAGCCACCCCGCCTGCGCTTAAGTGGTTCTCTTCCAAGAAGACCGGCCTCATCGCCGGCATCGTGGTCGCCGGTTTCGGCCTCGCCCCGGTGTACATCGCGCCGCTCTCCAGCTACCTCCTGGGCGCCTACGGCATCCAGCAGTCCATGTACATCCTGGCCGCCGGTTTCGCGGTCATCGTCTGCGGCCTCTCCTTCGCCCTCGTCAACCCCCCCAAAGGGTACGTCCCGGCCGAGCCGGCCCTGAAGGGTGACGAGAAGGCCGCTCCGGCCAAGAAATCCGGCTATGACGCCACCGTGAGCGAGATGCTCAAGTCCCCGAAATTCTACATGCTGTGGGCTACCTTCTTCATCGGCGCCGGCGCGGGTCTCATGGTGATCGGCTCCGTCGCGGGCCTTGCCAAGAAGAGCATGGGCCCCATGGCCTTCGTGGCCGTGGCCATCATGGCCATCGGCAACGCCTCCGGCCGCGTGGTTGCCGGTGTGCTCTCCGACAAGATCGGCCGTCGAGCCACCCTGACCATCATGCTCGGCTTCCAGGCCATCCTGATGTTCGCCGCCGTCCCGGTGGTCGGCTCCGGTTCCGCCACCATGCTGGTGCTCCTCGCCTCGTTCATCGGCTTCAACTACGGCTCCAACCTGACCCTGTTCCCCTCCTTCGCCAAGGACTACTGGGGCTTCAAGAACTACGGCCTGAACTACGGCGTGCTCTTCTCCGCCTGGGGCGTCGGCGGCCTGGTCATGGGGCGTGTCTCCGAGATGATGAACGCGCAGCCGGGCGGCCTGAACAAGTCCTTCATCCTGGCAGGCTCCTGCCTGGCACTGGGTACCGTGATCACCTTCTTCCTGCGTGAGAAGAAAGCAGTCGAGGTCGAGGCAACCGAGGTCGCTGGCGAGAAGGTCGCCGTCAAGGCTTCCGCCTAG
- a CDS encoding GSU3473 family protein, whose amino-acid sequence MKIPVVFADERRGLVKAEELQELIEQAAIVSFLRSDGECVQVGIDSVRGMGGRNYRGPERRGNVLFC is encoded by the coding sequence ATGAAAATTCCGGTTGTGTTTGCTGATGAAAGGCGCGGGCTGGTAAAGGCTGAGGAACTCCAGGAGTTGATAGAGCAGGCAGCGATAGTCTCATTCTTGCGCAGCGACGGTGAGTGCGTGCAGGTCGGCATCGACAGCGTGAGAGGAATGGGTGGGAGAAACTATCGCGGCCCCGAGCGCAGGGGGAACGTCCTGTTCTGCTGA
- a CDS encoding Spy/CpxP family protein refolding chaperone codes for MNRQLRQLVLLTCVTATAVVGSGSAFAGYGPMNGESGKECFEQQKHEGRRGMFMKMAKELELSDQQKSEARAIFEAGRAKNAPLFASLRQERHELQTMVRSGSADESAIRAQAAKVAALQADVAVQRGAQTRQFLALLTPEQATKFKALREARHDARGHHPHHDR; via the coding sequence ATGAACAGACAGCTAAGACAACTGGTACTACTCACCTGCGTCACCGCAACGGCCGTTGTGGGAAGCGGGAGCGCGTTCGCCGGCTACGGCCCGATGAACGGAGAAAGCGGCAAAGAGTGCTTCGAGCAGCAAAAACATGAGGGGCGTCGCGGCATGTTCATGAAGATGGCCAAGGAACTGGAGCTCTCCGACCAGCAAAAGAGCGAGGCGCGGGCCATCTTCGAGGCCGGCCGCGCCAAGAACGCCCCACTTTTCGCCTCCCTCAGGCAGGAGCGGCACGAACTGCAGACCATGGTCCGCTCCGGCAGCGCCGATGAATCCGCCATAAGAGCCCAGGCGGCGAAAGTTGCGGCGCTGCAGGCGGACGTAGCGGTGCAAAGGGGAGCACAGACCAGGCAATTTCTTGCCCTGCTGACACCGGAGCAGGCGACCAAGTTCAAGGCGTTGCGCGAGGCACGCCACGACGCCCGCGGGCACCACCCCCATCACGACAGATAA